A window of the Streptomyces sp. NBC_00878 genome harbors these coding sequences:
- a CDS encoding YbdD/YjiX family protein has product MSVRRWARAVRWYLRELTGEAEYDRYCERHLRHHPLAPVPTPREYEVLRARHREDHPQSRCC; this is encoded by the coding sequence GTGAGCGTCCGCCGGTGGGCACGGGCCGTGCGCTGGTACCTGCGTGAGCTGACGGGGGAGGCGGAGTACGACCGCTACTGCGAGCGCCATCTGCGTCACCACCCGCTCGCCCCGGTACCGACACCACGCGAGTACGAGGTACTGCGCGCCCGGCACCGGGAGGACCATCCGCAGAGCCGTTGCTGCTGA
- a CDS encoding ABC transporter permease, translated as MTRFGGGALGRVIRSGVGRRRVQTVVIAVATMMAVASAVVAGSLIVAANAPFDRAFAKQRGAHLTAQFDPAKASASQLKATGEQKGVAASAGPYPSTTIRPVDSTGGQMPSLTLVGRTGARADVDDLDLKSGRWAAKPGEIVLNASFSGPAFGLGDTLEVVDAANSPTLTVVGFALSVSRTAEAWATPAQTRALGSADSPLTTQMLYRLDAAGTDAEIADGRKKLAAAVPSGALLSSLSYLETKRDADEGAAPTIPFLIAFGVLGIVMSVIIVGSVTSGAVGSSLRRIGILKAIGFTPREVVRAYVAQALIPAAAGIALGVVLGNLLAVPLLADTEQAYGTASLTVAWWVDVVVPAAALLVVAIAALVPALRAGRLRTVEAIAVGRAPRTGRGQWAHRAAGRLPLPRAVTYGLASPFAHPVRTVAMLLAVAFGTVAATFAVGLTASLTAVGEAQDPEDRAAVTVFASGPNVGPGGPQEQGRSQAHAADPARVRAAVKAQQGTASYYGTVQSQASVPGVSGSILTSLYEGDSRPGSYEMISGHWLDGAGQVVVGSGFLERTGGAVGDSVRVTYRGDTRTLRIVGEAFDTSNGGLRLHANIADFPAAQPAMFLVEVKPGVAPADYAKQLAAVVRPLGGDAVANSPSQQDNFVLVLQSMAALLTLMLVSVAGLGVLNSVVIDTRERVHDLGVCKALGMSPRQTVSLVLASVAGIGVLGGLVGVPAGFALHGFVLPVMGHAAGTDLPPSVLDVYGSWQLVLLGLAGVAIAMLGALLPAGWAAKARTAVALRTE; from the coding sequence ATGACCCGCTTCGGCGGCGGTGCGCTCGGCCGGGTCATCCGTTCCGGCGTGGGGCGGCGCCGGGTGCAGACCGTGGTGATCGCGGTGGCCACGATGATGGCCGTGGCCTCGGCGGTGGTCGCCGGGTCGCTGATCGTCGCCGCGAACGCGCCCTTCGACCGGGCCTTCGCGAAGCAGCGGGGCGCCCATCTGACAGCCCAGTTCGATCCGGCCAAGGCGAGTGCGTCGCAGCTCAAAGCCACCGGCGAACAGAAGGGTGTTGCCGCGAGCGCGGGGCCGTACCCCTCCACGACGATCCGGCCGGTGGACTCGACGGGCGGGCAGATGCCGTCGCTGACGCTCGTCGGGCGGACCGGTGCGCGGGCCGACGTGGACGATCTGGACCTCAAGTCCGGCCGCTGGGCGGCGAAACCGGGCGAGATCGTGCTGAACGCGTCGTTCTCCGGACCTGCCTTCGGGCTCGGCGACACCCTTGAGGTCGTGGACGCCGCGAACAGCCCGACCCTCACGGTCGTCGGCTTCGCCCTGTCGGTCAGCAGGACCGCCGAAGCCTGGGCGACCCCCGCCCAGACCAGGGCGCTGGGGTCGGCGGACAGCCCGCTCACGACGCAGATGCTGTACCGCCTCGACGCCGCCGGGACGGACGCGGAGATCGCCGACGGCCGGAAGAAGCTCGCCGCGGCCGTGCCGTCGGGCGCGCTGCTGAGCAGCCTGTCGTATCTGGAGACCAAGCGCGACGCCGACGAGGGCGCGGCACCGACCATCCCCTTCCTCATCGCCTTCGGTGTCCTCGGCATCGTGATGTCGGTGATCATCGTCGGCAGTGTGACCAGCGGCGCGGTCGGCTCCAGCCTGCGCAGGATCGGCATCCTCAAGGCCATCGGCTTCACACCGCGTGAGGTCGTACGCGCCTATGTGGCCCAGGCGTTGATCCCGGCCGCCGCCGGTATCGCGCTGGGTGTGGTGCTGGGAAACCTGCTGGCCGTGCCGCTCCTGGCCGACACCGAGCAGGCGTACGGCACGGCGTCGCTGACGGTGGCCTGGTGGGTGGACGTCGTGGTGCCGGCCGCCGCGCTGCTGGTCGTCGCGATCGCCGCGCTGGTTCCCGCCCTGCGGGCCGGGCGGCTGCGTACGGTCGAGGCGATCGCGGTCGGACGGGCTCCGCGCACGGGTCGTGGCCAGTGGGCGCACCGGGCGGCGGGACGGCTGCCACTGCCGAGGGCGGTCACGTACGGCCTCGCGAGCCCCTTCGCGCACCCGGTCCGCACGGTCGCGATGCTGCTCGCGGTGGCCTTCGGTACGGTCGCGGCGACCTTCGCGGTGGGGCTGACGGCGTCCCTGACCGCCGTCGGTGAGGCGCAGGATCCCGAGGATCGCGCCGCGGTCACCGTCTTCGCGAGCGGACCGAACGTCGGTCCCGGCGGCCCGCAGGAACAGGGCAGGAGCCAGGCGCACGCCGCCGATCCGGCGCGCGTACGCGCCGCTGTCAAGGCTCAGCAGGGCACCGCCTCGTACTACGGCACGGTGCAGTCGCAGGCCTCCGTGCCCGGGGTTTCGGGCTCGATCCTGACCAGCCTCTACGAAGGGGATTCCCGTCCCGGCAGCTACGAGATGATCTCCGGGCACTGGCTCGACGGCGCGGGGCAGGTCGTCGTGGGTTCGGGTTTCCTGGAGCGGACCGGGGGCGCGGTGGGTGATTCGGTGCGGGTGACCTACCGGGGAGACACCCGGACCCTGCGGATCGTCGGCGAGGCCTTCGACACGTCGAACGGCGGCCTGCGTCTCCACGCCAACATCGCCGACTTTCCCGCGGCCCAGCCCGCGATGTTCCTCGTCGAGGTGAAGCCGGGTGTCGCGCCCGCCGACTACGCGAAGCAACTCGCGGCGGTGGTACGGCCGTTGGGCGGCGACGCCGTCGCCAACTCGCCCTCGCAGCAGGACAACTTCGTCCTCGTCCTGCAGTCGATGGCGGCGCTGCTCACCCTCATGCTGGTCTCCGTGGCCGGCCTCGGGGTCCTCAACTCCGTCGTCATCGACACCCGGGAGCGCGTCCACGACCTCGGCGTCTGCAAGGCGCTCGGCATGTCCCCGCGGCAGACCGTGAGTCTCGTACTCGCCTCGGTGGCCGGGATCGGTGTGCTCGGCGGTCTGGTCGGAGTGCCCGCGGGTTTCGCGCTGCACGGCTTCGTCCTGCCGGTGATGGGACATGCCGCGGGCACCGATCTGCCGCCGTCCGTCCTCGACGTGTACGGGTCCTGGCAGTTGGTGCTGCTGGGACTGGCCGGTGTCGCGATCGCGATGCTGGGCGCGCTGCTCCCGGCGGGCTGGGCGGCCAAGGCCCGTACGGCGGTGGCGCTGCGTACGGAGTAG
- a CDS encoding ABC transporter ATP-binding protein — MTQVIQLDGVAKRYDSVGTPALGPLTLSVEQGEALAVTGPSGSGKSTLLNLVAGLDKPTEGTVSVAGRQLDALNEHALARFRREQIGMVFQFFNLLDDLTVADNIQLPAQLTGTARRKTAARAAELMEVLGIQKHARAYPGRLSGGERQRVAVARALVNRPALLLADEPTGALDTASGQDVRELLVELHRGGQTIVLVTHDLALAEACASRSIHLVDGHLALDTRAEAVR, encoded by the coding sequence ATGACTCAGGTGATCCAACTGGACGGCGTGGCCAAGCGCTACGACAGCGTCGGCACGCCCGCGCTCGGGCCGCTCACGCTCTCCGTCGAGCAGGGTGAGGCCCTTGCCGTGACGGGCCCCTCCGGCAGCGGCAAGTCCACGCTGCTGAACCTCGTCGCAGGCCTGGACAAACCGACCGAGGGCACCGTGTCCGTGGCCGGCCGGCAGCTCGACGCTCTCAACGAGCACGCGCTGGCCCGGTTCCGCCGTGAACAGATCGGCATGGTGTTCCAGTTCTTCAATCTGCTGGACGACCTCACCGTCGCCGACAACATCCAGCTCCCGGCCCAACTGACCGGCACCGCACGGCGGAAGACGGCGGCCCGTGCCGCGGAGCTCATGGAGGTCCTCGGCATCCAGAAGCACGCCCGCGCCTACCCGGGCCGGCTCTCCGGCGGCGAGCGTCAACGCGTCGCGGTCGCCCGGGCGTTGGTCAACCGGCCCGCGCTGCTGCTCGCCGACGAGCCGACCGGCGCCCTCGACACCGCCTCGGGCCAGGACGTACGGGAGCTGCTGGTGGAGCTGCACCGCGGCGGGCAGACCATCGTGCTGGTCACGCACGACCTCGCGCTCGCCGAGGCTTGTGCGAGCCGGTCGATCCATCTGGTCGACGGTCATCTCGCCCTCGACACGCGTGCGGAGGCGGTCCGATGA
- a CDS encoding sensor histidine kinase — protein METEDRRSRYRQLRDALRPERKPAPLSRRSVYADVVLAVVLTVVALIVAARYPGDGPVRINPTTGYGTEPPLPPRPPVVGPGPGPLVEEPTAVPWPVVVVSALPLVARRRFPLATFGVVLGAALAIGEDASWINVLTCVIGAYSAVMYSRYRAGAMAGLVAAAVLAGVAFRETEPVFPGWSSPAVVLLIAGVLAGFVRIGRRRLAASRDRFTQLQQAQEEAMRRAVEEERARIAAELHDVVTHNVSVMVIQAGAARKVMDAAPERSKEALLAVEAGGRAAMAELRHVMGLLAGPDTGRPDSPADGLEPQPGLAHLDALIERVRAAGTPVAVAVSLPPQPLPPGVDLAAYRVVQEALTNTIKHAPGAEASVTIGHTDDCLEIEVTDTGAAYDSPSLDGNGAAGGNGNGNGNGRGLIGLRERLTVYGGDLTAGPTLTGGYRITARFPWRTA, from the coding sequence ATGGAGACGGAGGACCGCCGCAGCAGGTACCGGCAACTGCGCGACGCGCTACGGCCGGAGAGGAAACCGGCCCCGCTGTCGCGGCGGTCGGTGTACGCCGATGTGGTGCTGGCGGTCGTGCTGACCGTCGTCGCGCTGATCGTGGCGGCGCGCTATCCCGGCGACGGACCGGTACGCATCAACCCCACGACCGGGTACGGGACCGAGCCGCCGCTCCCACCACGACCCCCCGTGGTCGGCCCAGGCCCCGGCCCTCTGGTGGAGGAGCCCACCGCCGTGCCCTGGCCCGTGGTCGTCGTGTCGGCGCTGCCGCTCGTGGCCAGGCGACGGTTTCCGCTGGCCACGTTCGGGGTCGTGCTGGGCGCGGCACTGGCCATCGGCGAGGACGCCTCCTGGATCAACGTGCTGACCTGCGTCATCGGTGCCTACAGCGCGGTCATGTACAGCCGTTATCGGGCGGGGGCGATGGCCGGGCTGGTCGCGGCCGCCGTGCTGGCGGGCGTCGCGTTCCGCGAGACGGAGCCGGTGTTCCCGGGCTGGTCGAGCCCGGCGGTGGTGCTGCTGATAGCCGGGGTGCTGGCCGGTTTCGTCCGCATCGGGCGGCGGCGGCTGGCGGCGAGCCGGGACCGGTTCACCCAGCTCCAGCAGGCACAGGAGGAGGCCATGCGCCGGGCCGTCGAGGAGGAACGCGCCCGCATAGCAGCGGAGTTGCACGACGTCGTGACCCACAATGTCAGCGTGATGGTGATCCAGGCGGGCGCGGCCCGCAAGGTGATGGACGCGGCGCCGGAGCGGTCGAAGGAGGCACTGCTGGCGGTCGAGGCCGGTGGCCGGGCCGCCATGGCCGAACTCCGGCACGTGATGGGACTGCTCGCGGGACCGGACACGGGCCGCCCCGACAGCCCCGCCGACGGCCTCGAACCGCAGCCCGGTCTCGCACACCTCGACGCCCTGATCGAACGCGTACGCGCCGCTGGGACACCGGTCGCCGTCGCGGTGTCCCTGCCACCTCAGCCGCTGCCTCCCGGGGTGGACCTCGCGGCGTACCGCGTGGTGCAGGAGGCACTGACCAACACGATCAAACACGCGCCGGGCGCCGAAGCCTCCGTCACGATCGGTCACACCGACGACTGCCTGGAGATCGAGGTCACCGACACCGGTGCCGCGTACGACTCCCCTTCGCTGGACGGGAACGGAGCTGCCGGCGGCAACGGCAACGGCAACGGCAACGGCCGCGGGCTGATCGGGCTGCGCGAGCGGCTGACGGTCTACGGCGGCGACCTGACGGCCGGGCCGACCCTCACCGGCGGATACCGGATCACGGCACGATTCCCGTGGCGGACCGCGTGA
- a CDS encoding response regulator transcription factor, producing MADRVTGPPLRAVIADDQALVRTGFGMILAADGIEVTAEAADGAEAVAAVRRTRPDVVLMDIRMPRMDGIEATRRILADDGADGIRVIILTTYDLDHYVYAALTAGASGFLLKDVTPEHLVAAVRLVQSGDALLAPAITRRLIERFAHREEPRPPTLHRDLSGLTPRELEVLRLLATGLSNAELADRLFLSPTTVKTHIGRILSKLDLRDRVQAVVLAYETGLIAPGGPTPDTG from the coding sequence GTGGCGGACCGCGTGACCGGGCCGCCCCTGCGCGCGGTCATCGCCGACGACCAGGCCCTGGTCCGTACGGGCTTCGGGATGATCCTCGCCGCCGACGGCATCGAGGTGACGGCGGAGGCGGCCGACGGGGCGGAGGCCGTCGCCGCCGTCCGGCGCACCCGGCCCGACGTCGTCCTCATGGACATTCGGATGCCGCGCATGGACGGCATCGAGGCGACCCGCCGGATCCTCGCCGACGACGGCGCGGACGGTATCCGGGTCATCATCCTCACCACGTACGACCTCGACCACTACGTCTACGCGGCGCTCACCGCCGGTGCCAGCGGCTTCCTGCTCAAGGACGTCACGCCCGAGCATCTGGTGGCCGCCGTCCGCCTGGTCCAGTCCGGTGACGCGCTGCTCGCACCCGCCATCACCCGCCGGCTGATCGAACGCTTCGCCCATCGCGAGGAGCCCCGGCCGCCGACACTCCACCGCGACCTGTCCGGCCTGACCCCACGCGAACTGGAGGTGCTCCGCCTGCTCGCGACGGGCCTCAGCAACGCCGAACTCGCGGACCGCCTGTTCCTCAGCCCCACCACGGTCAAGACCCACATCGGCCGCATCCTCTCGAAGCTGGACCTCCGCGACCGCGTCCAGGCCGTCGTCCTGGCCTATGAGACCGGACTGATCGCTCCCGGAGGCCCGACGCCCGACACGGGCTGA
- a CDS encoding DUF427 domain-containing protein, with the protein MNSPGNSSQNVPVLRHPPGPADSLLWEPSERWVRGTKGDVTVVDSRRPVLVWEPGRPVPLYAFPREDVRTDLLRETEKSAGRPHAGTTRFYDLDIGGEVIAGAAWTYPGEELGSYISFEWFGREVLDHWYEEDEEIFVHPRDPHKRVDALPSSRHVQVEIDGTAVADTHAPILLFETGLPVRYYIPREDVRLDLFTPSDLTTRCPYKGVATDYWSWPGGDVPPNIAWSYPDPLSAVGVIKDRVAFFNEAVDITVDGERLERPVTPFTKLLEG; encoded by the coding sequence ATGAACTCCCCCGGCAACAGTTCACAGAACGTCCCGGTACTGCGTCACCCACCTGGCCCCGCCGACAGCCTCCTGTGGGAGCCCAGCGAGCGCTGGGTACGCGGGACGAAGGGTGATGTCACCGTTGTCGACAGCCGACGGCCGGTTCTGGTGTGGGAGCCCGGTCGGCCGGTGCCGTTGTACGCGTTCCCACGTGAGGACGTGCGTACGGATCTGTTGCGGGAGACGGAGAAGTCCGCCGGGCGGCCGCACGCCGGTACGACACGCTTCTACGACCTCGACATCGGCGGTGAGGTCATCGCCGGCGCCGCGTGGACCTACCCCGGCGAGGAGTTGGGCTCGTACATCTCGTTCGAGTGGTTCGGGCGCGAGGTGCTCGATCACTGGTACGAGGAGGACGAGGAGATCTTCGTCCATCCGCGTGACCCGCACAAACGGGTGGACGCGCTGCCCAGTTCGCGGCATGTCCAGGTCGAGATCGACGGCACGGCCGTCGCGGACACCCACGCGCCGATCCTCCTCTTCGAGACCGGTCTGCCCGTGCGGTACTACATCCCACGCGAGGACGTACGCCTCGATCTGTTCACGCCCAGCGACCTCACGACCCGCTGCCCCTACAAGGGCGTGGCGACCGACTACTGGTCGTGGCCCGGCGGGGACGTACCGCCGAACATCGCGTGGAGCTATCCCGACCCTCTCTCGGCGGTGGGCGTGATCAAGGACCGCGTGGCCTTCTTCAACGAGGCCGTCGACATCACGGTCGACGGGGAGCGGCTTGAACGCCCGGTCACCCCGTTCACCAAGCTTCTGGAGGGATGA
- a CDS encoding DeoR/GlpR family DNA-binding transcription regulator, whose amino-acid sequence MLAEQRHQLILRALRSGGTASVIDLSEQLDVSAATVRRDLLKLEGDGLLSRVHGGAVIEEDRAPFDEAAEVQVAEKDAIAARAAELIEDGQSVILDSGTTVHRLARRLHGRRLTVITNSLAVYEELTAEENIALMLLGGMVIRESRMLDGFMAEDNLRQVHADWTFMGACGVRSGGQVMDTTVAEVPARRAMIAAGDKVALLADRTKFPGSGMVKICGPEDLDVLITTASAVDATCTALHEAGVRVITTPPSTVDGGAEVGV is encoded by the coding sequence GTGCTGGCTGAACAACGACACCAACTCATCCTGCGGGCCCTGCGTTCCGGCGGCACTGCCTCCGTGATCGACCTCTCCGAGCAACTGGACGTGAGTGCGGCGACCGTCCGCCGTGACCTCCTCAAGCTGGAAGGGGACGGGCTGCTCAGCCGCGTGCACGGCGGTGCGGTCATCGAGGAGGACCGTGCGCCGTTCGACGAGGCCGCCGAGGTCCAGGTGGCCGAGAAGGACGCGATAGCCGCCCGCGCGGCCGAGCTGATCGAGGACGGCCAGTCGGTCATCCTCGACAGCGGCACGACCGTCCACCGGCTGGCACGCCGACTGCACGGGCGCCGGCTCACCGTGATCACCAACAGCCTCGCCGTGTACGAAGAACTCACCGCGGAGGAGAACATTGCCCTGATGCTGCTCGGCGGCATGGTCATACGCGAGTCACGCATGCTGGACGGCTTCATGGCCGAGGACAACCTCCGCCAGGTGCACGCCGACTGGACCTTCATGGGCGCCTGCGGCGTACGCTCCGGCGGCCAGGTCATGGACACCACCGTCGCCGAGGTTCCCGCCAGGCGCGCCATGATCGCCGCCGGCGACAAGGTGGCGCTGCTGGCCGACCGGACCAAGTTCCCCGGAAGCGGCATGGTGAAGATCTGCGGCCCGGAGGACCTGGACGTGCTCATCACCACCGCGTCGGCGGTCGATGCGACCTGCACGGCCCTGCACGAGGCCGGCGTGAGAGTGATCACGACACCTCCGTCTACGGTCGACGGCGGGGCCGAGGTCGGCGTCTAG
- a CDS encoding VWA domain-containing protein, which produces MTAAAVPLFDRAEFGARLGEELRRAGVTVTPERSVRCLQALRLLPPVDRTGLYWAARLAFVTDREQIEPFDRVFDAVFAGGRRSVAVRRADGTSEPAPGAEPEPGRLPPLSGLGPDPTRAPLPHGAFGQASDRDRTQAPDKDRRTEELPTAGSAAEVLAHKDFAALEPGELAELNRLLALLTLKAPMRRGRRQETDHRGRRIDLRRTLRAGQRTGGEAVVLARSRHRLRRRRLVLLCDISRSMEPYTRAYLRLFPRAAAGAAAEAFVFATRLTRLTPVLRHTGPSGVNAALRRAGATAPDWSGGTRIGHALGEFTNRFGRRGMARGAVVVIFSDGWEGEDPGAVGREMARLARLAHRIVWVNPRRATPGFAPRTGGMAAALPYCDAFVSGHSLTALMEVVEAIAGNETVVRQRVDVGQK; this is translated from the coding sequence GTGACCGCGGCGGCGGTTCCGCTCTTCGACCGGGCCGAGTTCGGCGCCCGGCTCGGCGAGGAACTGCGACGCGCCGGGGTGACGGTGACCCCGGAGCGGTCGGTGCGGTGCCTTCAGGCGCTGCGTCTGCTGCCGCCGGTGGACCGTACGGGGCTGTACTGGGCGGCACGGCTGGCGTTCGTGACGGATCGCGAGCAGATCGAGCCGTTCGACCGGGTCTTCGACGCGGTGTTCGCGGGCGGGCGACGCTCGGTGGCCGTTCGCAGGGCTGATGGCACGTCCGAGCCCGCGCCGGGCGCCGAACCCGAACCCGGGCGGCTCCCGCCGCTCTCCGGTCTCGGCCCGGACCCCACCCGCGCTCCCCTGCCCCACGGCGCCTTCGGCCAGGCATCGGACCGCGACCGTACCCAGGCCCCCGACAAGGACCGGCGGACCGAGGAGCTGCCGACGGCGGGCAGTGCGGCCGAAGTCCTCGCGCACAAGGACTTCGCCGCCCTCGAACCCGGCGAACTGGCCGAACTCAACCGCCTCCTGGCCCTGTTGACGCTGAAGGCGCCCATGCGCCGAGGCCGCCGCCAGGAGACCGACCATCGGGGCCGCCGCATCGACCTGCGCCGTACGTTGCGCGCTGGACAGCGCACCGGCGGCGAGGCGGTGGTGCTGGCGCGCAGCCGCCACCGTCTGCGGCGGCGACGGCTGGTGCTGCTGTGCGACATCTCCCGTTCCATGGAGCCGTACACACGGGCCTACCTGCGGCTCTTTCCACGAGCGGCGGCCGGTGCGGCGGCCGAGGCGTTCGTCTTCGCGACCCGCCTCACCCGGCTGACCCCCGTGCTGCGGCACACGGGTCCGTCCGGCGTGAACGCCGCGCTGCGCCGAGCGGGCGCCACCGCGCCCGACTGGTCGGGCGGAACCCGCATCGGCCACGCGCTGGGCGAGTTCACCAACCGGTTCGGCCGCCGGGGCATGGCCCGCGGCGCCGTCGTGGTGATCTTCTCCGACGGCTGGGAGGGCGAGGACCCCGGCGCCGTGGGCCGCGAAATGGCCCGCCTGGCACGACTCGCCCACCGCATCGTCTGGGTCAACCCCCGCAGAGCGACCCCCGGATTCGCCCCTCGCACGGGCGGCATGGCCGCCGCGCTCCCGTACTGCGACGCGTTCGTCAGCGGCCACAGCCTCACGGCTCTCATGGAGGTGGTGGAGGCGATCGCGGGCAACGAGACGGTCGTGCGGCAGCGCGTCGACGTCGGCCAAAAGTGA
- a CDS encoding MoxR family ATPase, whose amino-acid sequence MSEYVERCLPGVESLRAALDSLGYLADDGLATALFLALRLPQPLLLEGEAGVGKTEAAKAVAAILGSPLIRLQCYDGLDAAEALYEWNYPRQLLGIRLAESRHEQLGEADLFSEQYLLRRPVLAALTHPGPAPAVLLIDEIDRADDDFEAFLLEVLAEAAVTIPELGTVRATVPPVVLLTSNRTRDLHDALKRRCLYHWIDYPDTERIVEIVRRRVPGTSRELAVAVSAAVRRLRALEVQKAPGVAETIDWISALNLLGVPRLDAGSAGRTLGSLLKYREDQELVRERGLDWLVAGRQP is encoded by the coding sequence GTGAGCGAGTACGTCGAGCGCTGTCTGCCGGGCGTCGAGAGTCTGCGGGCCGCGCTGGACTCGCTGGGGTATCTCGCCGACGACGGGCTGGCCACCGCGCTCTTCCTCGCCCTGCGCCTGCCGCAGCCGCTGCTCCTGGAGGGCGAGGCAGGCGTCGGCAAGACCGAGGCGGCCAAGGCGGTGGCCGCGATCCTGGGCAGCCCGCTGATCCGTCTGCAGTGCTACGACGGCCTGGACGCGGCGGAGGCGCTGTACGAGTGGAACTATCCGCGCCAGTTGCTCGGCATCCGCCTCGCCGAGTCCCGGCACGAACAGCTCGGCGAGGCGGACCTGTTCAGCGAGCAGTACCTGCTGCGGCGGCCCGTACTAGCGGCGCTCACCCATCCCGGCCCCGCGCCCGCCGTGCTGCTCATCGACGAGATCGACCGCGCGGACGACGACTTCGAGGCGTTCCTGCTGGAAGTGCTGGCCGAGGCGGCGGTGACCATCCCGGAACTCGGCACCGTCCGGGCCACCGTGCCGCCCGTCGTCCTCCTCACCTCCAACCGCACCCGCGACCTCCACGACGCGCTCAAACGCCGGTGCCTCTACCACTGGATCGACTATCCGGACACGGAACGGATCGTCGAGATCGTGCGCCGCCGGGTGCCCGGGACGTCACGGGAGCTGGCGGTGGCGGTATCGGCGGCGGTACGGCGCCTGCGCGCACTGGAGGTGCAGAAGGCGCCGGGCGTCGCCGAGACCATCGACTGGATCTCCGCGCTGAACCTGCTCGGCGTACCCCGTCTCGACGCCGGCAGTGCCGGGCGCACGCTCGGCTCCCTGCTGAAGTACCGGGAGGACCAGGAGCTGGTGCGCGAGCGCGGCCTGGACTGGCTGGTCGCGGGCCGGCAGCCGTGA
- a CDS encoding XdhC family protein: MSPAAPPLEARMAELTGRHEPFVKATVVRARRPASARPGDTALVLADGRIEGFVGGVCAEATVRAQALRTLRSGESLLLRISPEETAAGVREEGMVSVANPCLSGGELEIFLEPLRPVPRVTVVGDSPIARALTAFGPTLGYEITPTGGITADDLSGTLAVVIASHGRDEEPVLVAAVRAGVPYIGLVASPRRGAAVLAGLDLDDEQRARVRTPAGLWIGARTPGEIAVSILAEVIQVAGSRSAEAEAKAGVKAEAEEAVRTATDPVCGMTVAVADGTPYSDAGGGDRRWFCCAGCRTAYEQDPAPYAEAAAS; this comes from the coding sequence ATGAGCCCTGCCGCACCCCCACTTGAGGCACGCATGGCCGAACTGACCGGACGCCACGAGCCGTTCGTGAAGGCCACCGTGGTGCGCGCCCGTCGTCCGGCGAGCGCGCGCCCGGGCGACACCGCGCTGGTCCTCGCGGACGGCCGGATCGAGGGTTTCGTCGGCGGTGTCTGCGCCGAGGCCACGGTCCGGGCCCAGGCGCTACGGACCCTGCGCAGCGGCGAGTCCCTGTTGCTGCGCATCTCGCCCGAGGAGACGGCGGCGGGCGTGCGGGAGGAGGGCATGGTCAGTGTCGCCAACCCCTGCCTGTCCGGCGGTGAGTTGGAGATCTTCCTGGAACCGCTGCGGCCCGTGCCGCGCGTCACGGTCGTCGGTGACTCCCCCATCGCCCGCGCCCTGACGGCCTTCGGGCCGACCCTCGGTTACGAGATCACACCGACCGGTGGGATCACCGCGGACGACCTGTCCGGAACCCTGGCGGTGGTGATCGCCTCGCACGGCCGGGACGAGGAACCCGTACTCGTCGCGGCGGTGCGCGCCGGGGTGCCGTACATCGGCCTGGTCGCCAGTCCCCGGCGGGGCGCCGCGGTGCTGGCGGGGCTGGACCTCGACGACGAGCAGCGCGCCCGCGTGCGCACCCCGGCGGGGCTGTGGATCGGAGCCCGTACACCGGGCGAGATCGCGGTGTCGATCCTGGCGGAGGTCATCCAGGTGGCGGGCAGCCGTTCCGCAGAGGCGGAGGCGAAGGCAGGGGTGAAGGCGGAGGCGGAGGAAGCCGTGCGGACAGCCACCGACCCCGTGTGCGGGATGACGGTCGCCGTCGCGGACGGGACCCCGTACTCCGACGCGGGTGGCGGCGACCGCCGCTGGTTCTGCTGCGCCGGCTGCCGTACGGCGTACGAGCAGGACCCCGCCCCCTACGCGGAGGCCGCCGCGTCGTGA